A stretch of the Oenococcus sp. UCMA 16435 genome encodes the following:
- the rplS gene encoding 50S ribosomal protein L19: protein MKQNQVLEKLTQSQLRSDIPDFRPGDNVRVYARIVEGERERVQLFEGVVVKRKGFGISASYTVRKVSSGVGVERTFPLNSPRVDKIEVTRHGHVRRAKLYYLRALRGKAARIKESLNTKATNKKAQTK from the coding sequence ATGAAACAGAATCAAGTACTAGAAAAATTGACGCAATCACAATTACGGTCAGACATTCCTGATTTCCGTCCGGGAGACAATGTTAGAGTTTATGCTCGAATCGTTGAGGGTGAACGCGAACGTGTCCAGTTATTTGAAGGCGTAGTTGTTAAACGCAAGGGTTTTGGCATATCAGCTAGTTACACCGTCAGAAAAGTTTCTTCCGGTGTTGGTGTTGAACGTACATTCCCTCTAAATTCACCACGGGTTGACAAAATCGAAGTTACTCGTCATGGCCATGTGCGTCGCGCTAAGTTGTATTACTTGCGTGCACTTCGTGGTAAGGCTGCTCGTATCAAGGAAAGTCTTAATACCAAGGCGACTAATAAGAAAGCTCAAACAAAGTGA